GTTTTAATAATCTTGCTGATGGATCTTTTGCCAAGGACAATACCATTTTTCCTAATATCATAGCAACATGGCTAAACCTATCATAAGTCTgacatatataagaaagacCGCTGTCATCTAACAAAATTTTCTGAAGGATAAAAGTGGCCACGGTTTTACTTAATTCCGAGCCACTTTCCATGATTCTCAAACAAAGTGGAATAATTTCtgtcgttaataaaaatgttattacttCTTGCTCGTCCGTTTTAACCAATGCCCCTATAACTCCTAAACTCGTTAATCTTAGATACTCGAACGGTCTTGTTTTGCTTACGGTATGCAAAAATGGATAAAGGAACAATGGTACGTGTgcctaaaatataaaaatattattaaatgattgaTCATTGAATTAACGTTTGtaggatttatatataaaaaaaaaaaaaaagaaaatatatatatatatatatacaaattatgaaaattacttGTAAAAAGGCCGATCTGGTATCTGGATGACTGGCAACGCATTGTAATAAAGCAAGTGCATTACATACACGATTGCTTTGATATGCGGTTAGTGTTGCTGGATTAATGGcaggataaatatttattatctcttgcAAGAGAGATGCGGTAGTACCAAATGAGTGCCATAACATTGGTGCTAAGTCTGGCACTACTTCACGCTT
This Vespa velutina chromosome 22, iVesVel2.1, whole genome shotgun sequence DNA region includes the following protein-coding sequences:
- the LOC124956555 gene encoding CCR4-NOT transcription complex subunit 9, translating into MSSQQSPAALQSSVDREKVYTWIIELSNPETRENALLELSKKREVVPDLAPMLWHSFGTTASLLQEIINIYPAINPATLTAYQSNRVCNALALLQCVASHPDTRSAFLQAHVPLFLYPFLHTVSKTRPFEYLRLTSLGVIGALVKTDEQEVITFLLTTEIIPLCLRIMESGSELSKTVATFILQKILLDDSGLSYICQTYDRFSHVAMILGKMVLSLAKDPSARLLKHVVRCYLRLSDNPRALLALRQCLPDQLRDNTFATCLQEDASTKHWLNQLLKNLETGPQPGPPTQPGQQDPRAIGMSPLTS